In a genomic window of Leucoraja erinacea ecotype New England unplaced genomic scaffold, Leri_hhj_1 Leri_250S, whole genome shotgun sequence:
- the LOC129716498 gene encoding gamma-crystallin S-1-like has product FSPQIIFYEDRNFQGRHYECSTDCADLSPYFSRCNSIRVESDWWVAYERPNYMGYQYVLNRGEYPDYQRWMGFNDCVKSCRSYPQASDNLMYRGGNYRMKIYERPDFGGQTMEFMEDCPSVYDRFRYRDIHSCQVMDGYWIFYEQANYRGRQYFMRPGEYRKYNDWGGYNSTIGSFRRMRDF; this is encoded by the exons ttctctccacagatcatCTTCTACGAGGACAGGAACTTCCAGGGTCGGCACTATGAGTGCAGCACCGACTGTGCCGACCTGTCCCCTTACTTCAGCCGCTGTAACTCCATCCGTGTGGAGAGTGACTGGTGGGTGGCGTACGAGAGACCCAACTACATGGGGTACCAGTATGTCCTGAACAGGGGGGAGTATCCTGACTACCAGCGCTGGATGGGATTCAATGACTGTGTCAAGTCATGCCGCAGCTACCCTCAGGCGAGTGATAATTTGATG TACCGAGGTGGCAACTACAGGATGAAGATTTACGAGAGGCCTGACTTTGGAGGACAGACGATGGAATTCATGGAGGACTGTCCCTCCGTCTACGATCGTTTCCGTTACCGTGACATTCACTCCTGCCAAGTGATGGATGGTTACTGGATCTTCTATGAACAAGCCAACTACAGAGGCCGACAGTACTTCATGAGACCCGGGGAGTACAGGAAATACAATGACTGGGGCGGCTACAACTCCACCATCGGGTCTTTCAGGCGCATGAGGGACTTCTAA